The following proteins come from a genomic window of Pseudomonas sp. WJP1:
- a CDS encoding helicase HerA-like domain-containing protein has product MPDSLQLVIGADLAGQPIAQAMRLANRHGLIAGATGTGKTVTLQRMAEAFSDAGVAVFAADIKGDLCGLGAAGNPQGKVAERIAGMPWLNHKPAAYPVTLWDIHGQSGHPLRTTLSEMGPLLLGSLLELTDSQQSALYAAFKVADREGLLLLDLKDLKALLNHLKDNPELLGDDAALMTTGSSQALLRRLATLEQQGAEALFGEPALQLEDILQPTADGRGRIHLLDASRLVHEAPKVYATFLLWLLAELFEQLPERGDAEKPLLALFFDEAHLLFAGTPKALQDRLEQVVRLIRSKGVGVYFVTQSPGDLPDDVLAQLGLRIQHGLRAFTAKEQKSLRAVADGFRPNPAFDALSVLTELGIGEALVGTLQDKGTPAMVQRVLVAPPQSRIGPLSETERTLLIAGSPCKGRYDKPIDRESAYEVLMGRKGLAPEPEAAPAKPAAQEPSFTEQAGEFLGTAAGQALKSAMRQAANQLGRQLVRGLMGSLLGGSKRR; this is encoded by the coding sequence ATGCCTGATTCATTGCAACTTGTTATCGGCGCCGATCTCGCGGGGCAGCCGATCGCCCAGGCCATGCGCCTGGCGAACCGCCACGGATTGATCGCGGGCGCTACCGGGACCGGCAAGACCGTCACGTTGCAGCGCATGGCCGAAGCCTTCAGCGATGCCGGGGTGGCGGTGTTTGCCGCCGACATCAAGGGTGACCTGTGCGGCCTGGGCGCTGCCGGCAACCCCCAGGGCAAGGTCGCCGAGCGGATTGCCGGCATGCCATGGCTGAACCACAAGCCTGCGGCGTATCCGGTGACCTTGTGGGACATTCACGGTCAGTCCGGTCATCCGTTGCGCACGACGTTGAGCGAAATGGGGCCGCTACTCCTGGGCAGCCTGCTGGAATTGACCGATAGCCAGCAGTCAGCGCTGTATGCCGCGTTCAAGGTAGCCGACCGCGAAGGCCTGTTGCTGCTGGATCTGAAGGATCTCAAGGCACTGCTCAATCACCTCAAGGACAACCCCGAACTGCTGGGTGATGACGCGGCGCTGATGACCACCGGCTCCAGCCAGGCCCTGCTACGGCGCCTGGCAACCCTGGAGCAGCAGGGCGCGGAAGCGCTGTTTGGCGAACCGGCGCTGCAACTGGAGGACATTCTGCAACCGACCGCCGATGGCCGCGGACGCATTCACCTGCTCGACGCCAGTCGTCTGGTGCATGAAGCGCCGAAGGTCTACGCGACCTTCCTGTTGTGGCTGCTGGCCGAGCTGTTCGAGCAGCTGCCGGAACGCGGCGATGCGGAAAAACCGCTGCTGGCGCTGTTTTTCGACGAGGCGCATCTGTTGTTCGCCGGCACCCCCAAGGCGCTGCAGGATCGACTGGAGCAAGTGGTGCGGCTGATTCGCTCCAAAGGCGTGGGGGTGTATTTCGTCACCCAGTCGCCGGGCGACTTGCCCGACGACGTGCTGGCACAGCTGGGCCTGCGCATCCAGCACGGCTTGCGCGCGTTCACCGCCAAAGAGCAGAAATCCCTGCGGGCGGTGGCCGATGGCTTTCGCCCGAACCCGGCGTTCGACGCCCTGTCGGTGCTGACCGAGCTGGGCATTGGCGAGGCGCTGGTGGGTACCTTGCAGGACAAGGGCACACCGGCAATGGTCCAGCGCGTGCTGGTGGCTCCACCGCAATCACGCATCGGGCCGCTGAGCGAAACGGAGCGCACGCTGCTGATAGCCGGTTCGCCGTGCAAGGGGCGGTATGACAAACCGATCGATCGCGAATCGGCCTATGAAGTGCTGATGGGGCGCAAGGGGCTGGCCCCTGAACCTGAGGCGGCGCCGGCGAAACCGGCGGCGCAGGAGCCGAGCTTCACCGAGCAGGCCGGAGAGTTTCTCGGCACGGCGGCGGGGCAGGCACTGAAGTCGGCGATGCGACAGGCGGCGAATCAGCTGGGGCGGCAATTGGTGCGCGGGTTGATGGGGTCATTGCTGGGTGGCAGCAAACGCCGCTAA